CACTATCTCTATCAATTCTTCTCCTCAATGCTTCAATAAGAGGATACCATTAGCATTAACTGAAATGTAATGTCCATGTGTGACCACcgatatatgcatgcatgcaggaTACAGTATGCTAGATGGAAGGAACAATGCAAACACATGGATCCTCACGTCGGCAGCGGCAAAATCATCACCGCCCCCATCATAACTGAGGATGGCGTGCCTATCAAGGACCCTTTGGTTTTACTTGAAGCCGCCACTCCAGACCAGCAAGCTAGTTCGATCACCACCAAGAATGGAGATGACGCCGACCACCGCCTGACGGATAAACAGACTATCGAATGGAAGCTTACGCTGCACCAAATCGGTATGATGGGGCCTAATCATCGATTACTTCCAGCATTATTCTACTGACCCCAGTCTTATCCACGACTATGTCATGTCGTGGGGATAATAATATATATACAGGTCTTGATGTTCTTCGCACTGACCGCTCCATGGTCTTCTACGAGAAGAAAGAAAATCTATCCAAGTTATGGGATATTCTAGCTGTCTACGCGTGGATCGACAAAGAAGTTGGGTATTGCCAAGGTGGATATGCTAGCTGCCTACCTcctatttgatttgatttgatttgcaccAGAATATGCTTATTTATTGCCTGATGAAAAGTCGATGCTTTCTTATGCACGTTCGTAATCTTCACATCTCAAACAGGAATGAGTGATTTATGCTCACCGATGATAGTGCTACTCAATGATGAAGCAGACGCGTTTTGGTGCTTTGAGAGACTCATGCGTAGACTGGTCGGTACACACTGCATGCTTCTCCATCAGTCATTTTGGTCTCTTCTAGTTTCACTTATTATTGTTATCTATCTGTGATTTTTAAAGCGGGGGAATTTCAGATGCACACAGCAATCCGTTGGGGTTGAGAACCAGCTTCAGCACCTTGCCTCTATCATTCAGGTGCTGGACCCAAAGTTACATGACCACCTCGGTATGTATGTATTTAATCAACACTCAAGGAGGGACCAATCAACCTGGATATCCATTTGATGTTCTTACACTGCAATTGGTGCTTGTTGACTCTTGAACACAGAAACACTTGGCGGAGGCGACTATCTCTTTGCGTTCCGCATGTTCATGGTATTGTTTCGCCGTGAACTGTCATTTGGGGACTCCTTGTACCTTTGGGAGGTAAATACTTCTTTTTGACGAGGAGCTAAATCTAAAATATTTGTTGTATTTATTTCATCCGGGTGAGCTTTTATCTATGAACTAAATTCAGCACAGTAGTGTGTGTGTTGTACAGTTGGCCTCAATGCCTCAAAAGTATCCTGGGCTGAACGTCTTTTCGTTCAAATGGACTTCACTATGTTTTAGATATGCCATATTCAGATATTTTCTTTCATTCTCTTTAATGATACCATGACCATGTTCAAAGGTGTTGAAAACCAGGTTTAGTCATCCAACAGAATATGTGTCATTGTTTCCTACTGTTTTTCTTTTGTGTGTGGTCATGGTTGTTCTTGTGTCCAGAAAATAAAATGAATGGTATTACCAGCCAACCAAAAACGGTCACACACTCAAGCTTAGTTGGGTTGAATCCATGGATTTTTAAGCGCTAGCTAGTTTTATTGGCATCGTTGCAAACTGTTGTGTGTCCACGAGATCTCCAGTAAAAGGCCACCCAACTATGAGCCTGGTTGTCATGGTCTTAAGGAATAATAATGCTTTATGTTTCTTCAAGTTTATACTCTGCTTTGCAAATAAAGATTGACCCTGGTTGTTGAATGGATCTGCAGATGATGTGGGCTCTAGAATATGACCCTGACATGTTCTCCACATATGAAGAGAGCGGGCCTGCAACTGACAGAAGTGCTCAAGGATATAAACCAAGAGTAAAATCAACCCGTCAGTTTGGCAAGTACGAGAGGGCGAATATGAAGAGTGCTACTAACGGTGTTGATGGGCCTGTCCCTATTTCTGTTTTCCTGGTTGCTAGTGTATTGAAAGAGAACAGTCAGAAGCTGTTGCAAGAAGCCCGGGGATTAGATGACATTATTAGGGTAAGCTTTTTCCGTGTTTCTTGTTTTATGATGCAAGACATACATATTTCAGAATTGATAATATGAGCGAAAACAGGCTAagcttcacataacaaaacgtttGGCTCAATTATGGCTAGTCAAGtaatgagaaaaaaaagagaggattTTCCGTACGTAGCAAGGAAAAAATTGAAGCACCATGAACACTGGAAATCGATTATTAACGTTGAAATATGATTTGTTTTAGATATTGAACAATGTTAATGGGAACTTGGATGCAAAGAAGGCTTGCGCTGGTGCACTGAAGCTTCACGCCAAGTACCTTAGAAAGGTAACGAGCTCCTTTCACAGAAACCTTAGAAAACCTTAGAAAGGTGAttgaattgttgttgttgttgttgtgttagCAGATGCAGGGAAAGAAAGCCTAACATAGCACAGACACCGACACTTCCCCTGGACACGGACACGGTCTCACAATTGTACCACCTGGACACGGACTCAAAATTGTATGTAAATTTGGATGCAGAGCTTTGTTGTTTGGAAACGTTGAAGTTTCAGATATGCGCCAgccaaccaaccaaccaaccaaccgGTAAAATGTGCATAAGCAAGTCAAGTGTatttttcttggttttccaagtgtAAGAAAGATTCTTTATTTTTGCTCAAAAGAAGAGTTCATTTTAATGTGTAATTAATTATGTCATTGTTATCAAAGGAAAAAAGGGAAAGGGGTAATTAAAGGAAAACATATGTTTTTATGTCTGTCGGTGTGccaaaagagaagaaaagaaaagaaaaatcctGTTTTAAACTAATGTTTGTAGTAACCTGTGTATGTATGGTCGGATGCAAATCACAAAGCACCTGTGTTTTTAGCTCTGTTGATCAATTAATCCTATAATTTATTACCTGTACTCTGTTTATGTATTTTTTTTTCTCTTGTATGATAGTAGAAAAGGGTAGGATTCCATACCACTATCTATCAAGAGATAAATGTATAAAAAAGGATGCATCCTGGTGCAAAAGGAAGGAAAAGTTTCAAAAACATGCGATCCGATCCGCTGCCCAATCTTGATACAGCAATTGTTCCGGATCAAGCACATTGTTTTTTAATGTTGAAtcttcctccattgccattgccattgccattgccGCCCCTTCAACACTGCCGAAGGAGGATCCCTTCGCTTGGACATATATATATTGAGATGAGATACATTTCTACTTTGTTAGAGAAAAAAACAGGAGATTGCATCCATTCAACAAGCAATTTGGAGGAATTCAAACGTATTTTATCCCCGGACGCTTGGACAAGAATACAAGACTTGCTTGTACTGGACGCTTGGACaagaatactccctccatttttatttactcggCATATTAAGTTTGAcaaaagtcaaacttcataaagtttgaccatgtttatagaaaaaatatgaatatttacaagaacaaatctatatgatgtgaaagtatattcaataatgaatcaaacggtattgatttgttattgtatatgttaatacttttgtctataaactttgtcaaagtttgcaaagtttgactttgatcaaagataatatgcggagtaaataaaaacggagggagtattcttgtcaaagtttgcaaagtttagTTCTCACCAGAACTGAATTAATGAATCTCATGGTGAAAGgctgcctgctcctcctcttcttcacagTTCTCTTGCCTTGCCCGACTTCGTGCAGCCCTAGTTGAAATATGGCCCGCCTCCATGTGTAAAATGGGGAAATATGTGAATTATAACATTTTAGATGAATCCAAATTATGCGAATTGTAAGATTCATATGTTTACATACTGCATTGATATCGATCGTTCAAAAGATATATGAAACCAAAACGTCTTGCACATTACACTGATACCAAACATAGGAACATGCCATTTATGAGCAGCAATGTTGTGCAAAGAATTGTCATGTTTCCATACATATGTCGATTATTAGTGTGCCTGACTTAAGAAAATAAACAATCGATTTTTTCTGAGCCGGCGGCGAATCTTGAGATTAAGAAAATCGCTACAGACACCTCGTAGTCATGAAAACGTCATACCACCGAAAAATAAGACTGAAATTAATGTAGGAAATATGCGCATCCGTGCCAAGTTTAGATCTTGAACTCGGGTGGGTTGTGTTCCACCATATAATAATAAAAATATCCTAATGATCTAAGCTATATTTAGTTCCCCCGATAAAGGGGGATTTGATTCCAAGTTCCTTTTTAAATTAAACTAACGGGCTTGCAAGAAATCAAAACGCAGACCCAAAAAGAAAGTAAAAGGGTCCCCGTGTTTACAACCCAAAAAGAAGCCCTACCTCCTGTCCTGTGAGGCCTCTTCTAATGCACTGGtgcttacatgaggtgctaagcacattaaaaaagtttagcaactaaagctcccaatgcatatgtgtttaacttgtagctaagcatccttcatttaatgattttgcaactaaatttcttcatgcattggtgggcTTCTTTCGTTTAAGTGTTTTGCCTAGGTTCGTGCGCTTAGCATTGTTTCTTTCTGGGTCACCACaatcatctctctcctcttaattaccttgccacatcagattttttgcctacatggcagccttagcacctgtacaaggtagAGCATTGGGAAGGGCCTGAGCAACAGCTCCCTCTccctactccctccggtcctttttagttcgcctataagatttgtctgaagtcaagccTCTTAAAGTTTGACaaactttatagaaaaaatatcaacattcacaatgtgaaaACAATATCATTAGATGCGccatgacttaaattttcatattgtataactttagcatggtagatgttgatatttttttatataaatatggtcaaactttacttcagacaattcttatatcaAGAGTaaatgaaaggatcgagaagaggtgtctagagggaggTGATTAGACCcccaacaaagaaaagtagcagtttttaatttcttcaagttaaggtggagttttagcacaagtttaaacattcacaatacatttcaagcaagcatggcaagagtatatgagcagcggaaagtaaagcatgcaagttgcaagaaagtaaagggatgggattggagtgtgcaaatgtaattggagacacggagatttttggcgtggttccgataggtggtgctattgtacatccacgttgatggagacttcagcccacgaagggtaatggttgcgcgagtccacggagggctccacccacgaagggtccacgaagaagcaaccttgtctatcccaccatggccatcgcccacgaaggacttgcctcacttgggtagatcttcacgaagtaggcgatctccttgcccttacaaactccttggttcaactccacaatcttgacggaggctcccaagtgacacctaaccaatccaggagacaccactctccaaaaggtaatagatgatgtgttgatgatgaactccttgctcttgtgcttcaaatgatagtctccccaacactcaactctctctcacagatttggatatgatggaaagatgatttgagtggaaagcaacttgttcttgtggttggattggaatatcttggtctcaacacatgagtaggtggttctctctcagaaaatgaatgctggaagtgtaggcacgttctgatggctctctccacaaatggaggatgggtggaggggtatatatagcctccacacaaaatctaaccgttacacacaatttaccaaactcggtgggaccgaatactgaaactcggtcagaccgatttagttcaaaatgtgaacgttaggcttttcggtgggaccgacatgtcaacttggtgggaccgattgtgttagggttagggcataacgtaatctcggtgagaccgatcacatgaactcggtgagaccaatttatGTAATAGGCAaaaagagagttggtcaggcaaactcgatgggaccggtcgctcatttcggtgagaccgaaacgttacgaaaaggaaacagattttgcattgcgaactcggtgggaccgattgctcatctcggttagatagaaacgttacgaagggaaatagagagtttgcaatcccatctcggtgagaccgaggtcGAGCTCAGTTTTGGCAGAGGATGCGACATCCAGATCGTCAACAAGCTTTTTCAGTTGGGCAGCATGATCAGTAGAAAGGGTGTCCAGAGCAGCCCCATGCTCATCCTTCAGTTCTTTGGTGCGTTGCTGCACCAAGGTCTCCAAACTCTTGTCCTTGGCGCGAAGGGTGGCTTCAAGATTCTCCTCCCGAAGGGAGATCTCTTGCTCCCTGGCATCCAAAGATGCTTTGTGATATGCCAGACGCCTCTCCCGAGCCACGACATCCTCCCTCATCATCTGAAGGGTCTCCTGCTGCTTCATGAGCGCCTTGAACTGCTTGTCGTGCCATTCGCGCAGCTCCAGGCACTTGTCCTTCAACTTCTGATCCACCTTGCCGGCGGACTCGCGCCACTCCTTGATCTCCTCCCACTTCAGATCGTGCCGGTCTTGCATCTCCTTCAAACCCACCGCCATGGATTTGATGAAGGACAAATCCATGGTGATGGCAGCAGTGTCGTCAGCCTCCCCGCCTTCCAGATGCAGCGATGCCAAAAGATGTTGAAGCTCTTCATCAAGCTCTGCATCTGTCAAGGACGGGCAGGGGGCTCCGATATCAGGCAACGGCGGCACCACAACCAGTGTGTTCAAGGACGATGGCAAGACATCAGCCGTGCCCCTAGAGGAGGGGAGTGGACCTAGGGTTTTGAAGAGGAATCTTTGCCTCGATGACCACTCCCTCCACGAGGGCACCCTCTAGAGGATGCTCCACCACTACCAAGGAACCTTGTGTTCCCCCGGCAGCAAGATCATGCTCCTCAGCAATTGCAACCTTCATGGCTTCATTCGCGGAGGACCTTCCAATGTCCACCGCCACCTCCAACAAATCTGGTTCTTCGGCCTGGAGGTCTGCAGAAGGAATGGACCATTGAGCAAACAAAAGTGTGGAAGCCTCAAAGCGAATAAAGGAACCAGTGAAGACAGCCAGAGTATAAAGGAAAATTCAAGCCAAGTACCTGGGGATGTCTGCCGGGCAGGGATATCTGTTTCCCCGGCAACAGTCGTTGCCGGGTCATGAACTTCTTCCTCTGGCGAGGGAGACTCGGCAGCCTTTTGCGCCATTTCTGCCGCAGAAGATTCCATGGCGACATCTTCGGCTTGGGCAGCAGGGGAGGTGTGCTCCTTAAGGAGTGGCTCACCTTGTGTTTCCTCGCCCCTTCCTCCGCACGAGGGGACGGAAAGGttgtctccatcatctccggcgggCGGGGTCAAATCTCCGCTCCCTGGCCGGGGGCTGAGCTGGGGgctcagtgagggagtcctggactaaggggtcctcgggcgtccggcctgttatccatgggtcggactgatgggctgtgaagacacgaaggccgaagactgtacccgtgtctggataggactctccttggcctggaaggcaagcttggcgatctactacaaagattccttcctatgtaaccgactctatgtaaccctagatccccccggtgtttatataaactggagggtgtaGTTCGGAagagatatactcattaccatagtcatacaggctagacttctagggtttagccattacgatctcgtggtagatcaactcttgtaatactcatattcatcaagatcaatcaagcaggaagtagggtattacctccatagagagggcccgaacctgggtaaacatcgtgtcccctgtctcctgttaccattgaccttagacgcacagttcgggaccccctacccgagatccgccggttttgacaccgacattggtgctttcattgagagttccactgtgccgttgacgaaaggttcgatggcccttcgatcgtcgatagtgacgctgtccaaggagaaaccttcctccccggacagatcttcatattcggcggcttcgtactgcgggccaactcgcttggccatctggagcaaatcgatagctacgcccctggccaccaggtcagattcggaagcttgaactatgtcgcggatatccgtcgagacttgatcttcaatggatttgagaccgcggcgatcgctccccctcgctccgatgaacatgacttaaatctgtcatcggaccacattcaggagatggttcctgtaactgccacggccttagatccggagcagatcgcgccatctgaGGTCACTGAGTctgcggtgttggagccgcacacagactcaacaccttgcaatatctgcgtcaacggaattccggactcatttccggctataagttccgaaccacgtacgcctgcggacactgagctggatcagttatcgatctttgagttcagcgccgcagacatcttccaacactcgcccctgggtgatgtgctaaattcattaaagaacctgtccttggcgggggactcacagccgaactatgtccggttcgaacaagaggctgatgatggagaatttctcttcccacccgccacccacttcatagccactgtcgaggacttaaccgacatgctcgattatggctccgaagacatcgacggtatggacgatgatgccgacaaggagtaaggccaagacccgccattcactggacattggacggccactgataacccacaagtataggggatcgcaacagttttcgagggtagagtattcaacccaaatttattgattcgacacaaggggagccaaagaatattctcaagtattagcagttgagttgtcaattcaaccatacctagataacttagtatctgcagcaaagtatttagtagcaaagtagtatggaagtaacggtaacaatagcaaagtaatatttttgggttttgtagtgattgtaacagtggcaacggaaaagtaaataagcgaagaacaatatgtgaaaagctcgtaggcattggattggtgatggagaattatgccggatgtggttcatcatgtaacagtcataacatagggtgacacagaactagctccaattcatcaatgtaatgtaggcatgtattccgaatatagtcatacgtgcttatgaaaaagaacttgcatgacatcttttgtcctaccctcccgtggcagcggggtcctaacggaaactaagggatattaaggcctccttttaatagagtaccagaccaaagcattaacacatagtgaacacatgaactcctcaaactatggtcatcaccgggagtggtcccgattattgtcacttcggggttgccggatcataacacatagtaggtgactatagacttgcaagataggatcaagaactcacatatattcatgaaaacataataggttctgttagggatattactgctgggcgtaaaccggccaggagaggccgggttatccccataaagagttattatatttgaagcccatgaagagaaagatgttggcgctttatgaaggcccagggcccaagggcggattaaggcctgtaatcataaaccgacattgatatgtaagcttgtgttgtaaggcaaAGATAGTAGAaaccgggccggacacgtttatgagccggcctcggaatcctgtaaaccggcgggcgtcaacccatgtatataaggggacgacccggcggcggtttggggacaacagacaacaactcagaGACCCAggaaaagcgtattcgctccctggtcatcaaaaccctagcaatcccacaacaactggatcttaggcttttaccttcaccgcaaggggccgaaccagtataaactctctgtgtcccttgtccgctttaacccctttaagctaacccgttgcgatggctccatgactaagtcctttctctaggacatctgccgtgacaaaaccacgacagttggcgcccaccatggggctatcgcacgatggtttcgagttcttagagggcagcttcgaaggactcaagggctacgctgtgggccggatgaccaagagtcgtcgcggcaagctctacatcgacgacccaggctagggccccgaggccgactcaatcgagtacgggtaccgggtccccttcggcggcatccacgttttcattggcaagattggcgaaccgggccctgagccggacatatgcactgacatcatcgagacggctcagcgtgcgaaatcTGCCGGggttaagcctgtcatgaagcgtgccttcatgggagttatccacggagtggaatctgaggatagatcggaatctggtggtgaaaccgtcgtctattccggcgacgagtcatcgaccggagagaccgagtcattgtaccaattgcaagatggccggattggggctgttccgatggcgacagtattccggacccctttgatccgccaaaccgggttgcgatcttcatggccggtacacagccagcgctccactcttcgaccgcagcggtgATGGTTTCCGGATCAGTAGCAgcgacagcggccggggcaggaggccccgtgcaaccgccggctcaagttttatctgatTTATTTGACACTATGGCAgcactgatggcggaggttaatccggcgaatcaagatgagcataatgcggaaatcgtgaaggtgaaagatcagataacctaggccaaggccgacctggcagctgaggat
This window of the Triticum aestivum cultivar Chinese Spring chromosome 5D, IWGSC CS RefSeq v2.1, whole genome shotgun sequence genome carries:
- the LOC123124023 gene encoding rab GTPase-activating protein 22 isoform X2, producing MLRRHKGRESASSSDSTFYQLRPDCAHNVPDTKFKIKIGKTLSVRKWHAAFTHHGSLHIASVLNRIQSGGVHPAIRGEVWEFLLGCFDPESTFDDRDHIRQARRIQYARWKEQCKHMDPHVGSGKIITAPIITEDGVPIKDPLVLLEAATPDQQASSITTKNGDDADHRLTDKQTIEWKLTLHQIGLDVLRTDRSMVFYEKKENLSKLWDILAVYAWIDKEVGYCQGMSDLCSPMIVLLNDEADAFWCFERLMRRLRGNFRCTQQSVGVENQLQHLASIIQVLDPKLHDHLETLGGGDYLFAFRMFMVLFRRELSFGDSLYLWEMMWALEYDPDMFSTYEESGPATDRSAQGYKPRVKSTRQFGKYERANMKSATNGVDGPVPISVFLVASVLKENSQKLLQEARGLDDIIRILNNVNGNLDAKKACAGALKLHAKYLRKMQGKKA
- the LOC123124023 gene encoding rab GTPase-activating protein 22 isoform X1, coding for MLRRHKGRESASSSDSTFYQLRPDCAHNVPDTKFKIKIGKTLSVRKWHAAFTHHGSLHIASVLNRIQSGGVHPAIRGEVWEFLLGCFDPESTFDDRDHIRQARRIQYARWKEQCKHMDPHVGSGKIITAPIITEDGVPIKDPLVLLEAATPDQQASSITTKNGDDADHRLTDKQTIEWKLTLHQIGLDVLRTDRSMVFYEKKENLSKLWDILAVYAWIDKEVGYCQGMSDLCSPMIVLLNDEADAFWCFERLMRRLRGNFRCTQQSVGVENQLQHLASIIQVLDPKLHDHLETLGGGDYLFAFRMFMVLFRRELSFGDSLYLWEMMWALEYDPDMFSTYEESGPATDRSAQGYKPRVKSTRQFGKYERANMKSATNGVDGPVPISVFLVASVLKENSQKLLQEARGLDDIIRILNNVNGNLDAKKACAGALKLHAKYLRKVTSSFHRNLRKP